A segment of the Desulfurococcus mucosus DSM 2162 genome:
TCCCCGGTGCATCAGCCTCCCTGAGGGAGAAGGATAACGCGTCACCCAGCAAGCCCTCCATCCTCCTAGCTATGTTTCTAACCGATACCTCGGAGACGCAGAGGATCGATGAAACAGTCTTCTGCGTGAGCCTCCCGCGTGCAGCCAGGTACAGGGATGCAGCGGCTACAGTGGAGTTACTCAACCCTCCCATAGCAACCCTAACCCTCCTAGCAGCCCACAGCGCGTCGGCCGCCGTGGAGTCGTCGAGGCCGAGAACCCTGGACGCGTAGGAGACGTAGCCGGCTAGGCTGCAGGGCTCCACGCCCATGCTCCTTAAAACCTCCGTGAAACGCGTCCTCGACACACCCGCATACTCCTCAACACACCTAGGGCTCACGCAGACACCCATACTCCTCAACGCAGCGTAGACGGCGGCAGCGGCCTTGAAACGCTTATCGAAATACTTGGTTAACTCTGTGAAAACAGGGTCGCTGAGAAGCCGTGAGGCAGTGGAAGCAAGCCTCTCTACGGGGACACCGGTCTTCACGGATACAGCTGTGGCGAGCTCCAAGAGGACCTCGTTGAACCCCTCCACCAAGCTCCCTCCACATGTATAATGTATCATGGACACCGGCTTATATCCATGAACATGAATAAAGTGGTAGAGAAAGCGGGGGAATTATTTAAGCAGGATGCCGGGTACAGGGTTTAAAAAACAAGGGTTGAATTAAGCCTAAGGCAGGGTAACCTGCTTCGGGTACTCCTTACCGCTCGCGGTGTGGAGCTTTACCTCCACCATCTGCCCAGATGAGAAGCCGCTCGATATGGTTATGGTGAGACCCTTGGTTTCACCCGTTTTTATCGAGTATGGTAGCGTAATATTGAGGGTTACACCTACACTACCGTACGGCTTACCGTTTATGAATATGTTGTCTATTGTGACATCCGTGGTTCCAACGTTCTTAACCTGGAGCGTTATTGTCCAGTATGTGGTGTTCGTAGTAGTATTGGTAAATTGCTCCGCGTAGGCGGTGATTATCTGGAGGTTCTCGGTTGCTGTGAAGGAGCCGACGAGCCCTGTCATCCATAGTGCTACTGCTATTGCTATGGCTATTGTTACTGCGACGATTATTACTGTGGCTATTACTGGTGAAATAGCCTTCTTCACTCTTGCACACCTCGGTTATTACTTATTAAGCTTTAACTTTATAAATGCTTACCACGAAAGAAAGCCTCGCCTTTCAAGGCGAGGATATTAAGTTTAAAATGTTGTAGTATAATAGAGGTGGGGTTTCCTCTATGGGCGGTGAGGGTTTCCTAACCCTGCACACAGTCTTCAGGGTTAGCCCTGAGCCCGTGGGGGAGCCCCTTCTCTTAAGCCTGCTTAGGAGGTACCGTGATGCGCTGAACTACTCGATCAAGAGGATTCACGGGTATATGGAGGAGAACGGTTTGAAGAAAGTGCCCGGCGACGGCGCGGTGCACAAGTTGCTCTATGGCGAATTGAAGACCGTATTCAGCCTCCCATCGAGGATTGCCATAGACTGTTACAGGGAGGCGAAGGCCATTCTTAAGAGCTGGCTGGGCAACGGTGGAAATGGCAGGTTGCCGAGGGCTAGGAGGCCGAGGATGTGGCTGACGGAGAAATATGGGTATAGGGTTAGAGACGGCTATGTCGAGATCATAGGAGGCTTAAAGCTTAGAGTAATCGGCTGGGACAGGCGCTACGACCAGTACCCGAGCCGCCAGGCCGTCTTGACGTATAGGAACGGAAAGTTCCTGCTTAGGGTTGCGAAGAGGGTTCCAAAGCCTCAGCCCATCAGCCCCGTCGATGTCTTGGCGGTGGATGTAAACGAGGGGTTCATCGTGGCCGGCAACCACCGGGTCGAATACAGGTTTGGGACCGCAGTCGAGAAGGCGGTGAGGTACAGGGAGCTCGCTGAAAGGTTGCAGAGGAAGTACTCTAATGGGAGCTATCGAGCGTGGCTTAGGCGGAGGGGCATACGGGACAGGGTGAGGCGTTTCCACGAGAAGGCTAGGAGCATTATCGAGGACTGGGCTAGGAAGACTTCGCACGAGATAGTGGTGGTAGCTAGGCAAAACAACTACGCCATTGCAAGAGAGGACTTGACGTACTTGGTAGAGTCTTTAAGAAAGCTACCGAGACAGCATAGAACGAGGCTGATTCTGCTAGGCTACAGGAGGTTTGAGTACTGGCTTGACTGGCAGTGTGAGAAACACGGGGTGCCGTGCATAGCCGTCAACCCCAAGGATACCTCTTCCACCTGCCCGAGATGCGGTTCAAGGCTCATTGAAAACGGGTACAGGAGGTTGAAGTGCCCTAGTTGCGGTTTTGAAGCCGATAGGGACACTGTGGCCGTATTAAATATACGTAGAAAAGCCCTAGCCCGGATGGGGGGATCTCTGACCACCCCGACTGCCCCGCAGATGACAGATGTAGCCCCGAACAAATGCGGGGAACCCGTGAACCGCCCTAAAGGAAACCCCCTTTTAGGGCGGGGAGGAGGTCAGGGTCTTGTTAAGCCAGTTGAAGCCTGCGTGGTATGCTGTGATTGATGTTGACCCGGCTTCGCCGGGTATTGCTTCCAGTATTGCTTCCTCCACGGTGCTGTGGGGGAGTAGTTTCAGCGAGGCGTTTAAGGCGCCGAGCATCACTATGTTGGCTGCCCTCGGGTTCCCTGCCTCGCTGGCTATCCTCCTGGCTGGCACGATTACCCCGCCTGCTTTAACCACTTGCTCCATGTATATGCTTCTATCCTGGGTTCTACGGGTTATTGAGGCGAGGCTGGGTGGCTTGTACTCGTCTGCCACTAATAGTACTCCACGGGGCTTCAAGTACGCTGTGTTCCTCACGGCCTCCACGAGTTCAAGCCCTACTAGTGCATCAGCCTCGCCGCGGCTGAAGACCGGTGAGTGCACTGAGACCCCTATCCTCACGTAGCTTACGACGCTCCCGTATCTCTGAGCCATTCCAAGGGTTTCACCGGTTCTCACCGAGAGCCCTGTCTTCACGGCTGCCCCGGCGAGTATTCTTGAAAGCGTTAGCCCGCCCTGCCCTCCCACGCTCGCGATAAGTATGTTCACGGTTTTCAAGCAGCGTCACCACCGGGTTTTATCGCGTTGAAGCCGCAGTACCTTGCGCAGAGCCCGCACCCTGTGCAGTCCTCCACGGCTATCACGGCCTTCCCCTCGGAGAGGAATATTGCTGGGCAGCCTGTTGCAGCTATGCATGCCCCGCACCCTGTGCACTTACCGGGGTCAACGGTGTAGGGTGCTGTCCTCCTCGCCCGCCTCCTCTCCTGGAGGGCGCAGGGGTGTTTCGCCACGAGTACTCTCACCCCTTCGCCCTCCAGGAGCCCTGCTATGGCTTCCACTGCTTCGTCGAGCCTGTAGGGGTCTACCACGGCCACCTTGTCCACGCCTATTGCTTTAACCACGTCGACTATGCTGATGCTTCTCGCAGCCCTACCGGTTTCAGTCCTGCTCCACGCCGGCGTCGACTGGTGCCCCGTCATGGCTACCACGTCGTTGTCCAGTATGAGGACCAGTAGGCTCACCTTTTTATGGACGGCCTCTATGAGCGAGGGTATCCCGGCGTGGAAGAACGTGGAGTCCCCTATCACGGCGACGATCGGCCCCTTGAACCCTGAGAGCCTCAGCCCCATTGCCATGGAGATGCTTGCACCCATACTGTGCTCCGTCCATATGGAGCCGAGCGGCGGGTTCACTGAGAGAGCGTAGCAGCCTATGTCGCCGAACACCGGTACGTCGCTTGGCTTGTATCCAAGCCTCATGAGTGCTGAGCGGAGGGCTATGAACGTGAACCTATGGGGGCATCCAGGGCAGAGGGGCGGCGGCCTCTCAGGTGCCTCCACGCCTCCAGCGGGCTGCTGGATGGGTGCTGGGGTGGGGAGCCCTAGTGCCCTGGCTATGAAGTTCTCCACGAGCAACGGGTTTAACTC
Coding sequences within it:
- a CDS encoding indolepyruvate oxidoreductase subunit beta; this translates as MNILIASVGGQGGLTLSRILAGAAVKTGLSVRTGETLGMAQRYGSVVSYVRIGVSVHSPVFSRGEADALVGLELVEAVRNTAYLKPRGVLLVADEYKPPSLASITRRTQDRSIYMEQVVKAGGVIVPARRIASEAGNPRAANIVMLGALNASLKLLPHSTVEEAILEAIPGEAGSTSITAYHAGFNWLNKTLTSSPP
- a CDS encoding RNA-guided endonuclease TnpB family protein, producing MGGEGFLTLHTVFRVSPEPVGEPLLLSLLRRYRDALNYSIKRIHGYMEENGLKKVPGDGAVHKLLYGELKTVFSLPSRIAIDCYREAKAILKSWLGNGGNGRLPRARRPRMWLTEKYGYRVRDGYVEIIGGLKLRVIGWDRRYDQYPSRQAVLTYRNGKFLLRVAKRVPKPQPISPVDVLAVDVNEGFIVAGNHRVEYRFGTAVEKAVRYRELAERLQRKYSNGSYRAWLRRRGIRDRVRRFHEKARSIIEDWARKTSHEIVVVARQNNYAIAREDLTYLVESLRKLPRQHRTRLILLGYRRFEYWLDWQCEKHGVPCIAVNPKDTSSTCPRCGSRLIENGYRRLKCPSCGFEADRDTVAVLNIRRKALARMGGSLTTPTAPQMTDVAPNKCGEPVNRPKGNPLLGRGGGQGLVKPVEACVVCCD
- a CDS encoding archaellin/type IV pilin N-terminal domain-containing protein, whose amino-acid sequence is MKKAISPVIATVIIVAVTIAIAIAVALWMTGLVGSFTATENLQIITAYAEQFTNTTTNTTYWTITLQVKNVGTTDVTIDNIFINGKPYGSVGVTLNITLPYSIKTGETKGLTITISSGFSSGQMVEVKLHTASGKEYPKQVTLP